The following are encoded together in the Pedobacter sp. D749 genome:
- a CDS encoding response regulator transcription factor, with amino-acid sequence MDKIEQKPTTLMIADDHKLFAEGLSAILSEQPDFKIIGMASNGKEILHLLNHQIPDILILDLNMPVLDGEIAAEKVRQLFPSVKIMVLSMYYTVKLAAKLESIGVKAFVQKDTDAETLFRIISDLQRGEKYFQKIKSDVQPSVFNDGDHFQKSHNLTAREMEILKLISEDYSSQQIAQKLFIALNTVDTHRKNMAQKLNVTGKAGLLKFALENKLR; translated from the coding sequence ATGGACAAAATTGAACAAAAACCGACCACATTAATGATTGCAGATGATCATAAACTATTTGCCGAAGGATTATCGGCCATCCTTTCTGAACAACCTGACTTTAAGATAATCGGCATGGCATCAAACGGAAAGGAAATCCTGCACCTTTTAAACCACCAAATACCGGATATTTTAATCCTGGATCTAAATATGCCTGTTTTAGATGGAGAAATTGCCGCCGAAAAAGTGAGACAATTATTCCCTTCAGTAAAAATTATGGTATTATCAATGTACTATACGGTTAAATTAGCAGCAAAATTAGAAAGTATAGGGGTGAAAGCTTTCGTTCAAAAAGATACCGATGCAGAAACATTGTTTAGAATTATATCAGATTTGCAGCGCGGCGAAAAATATTTCCAGAAAATAAAATCTGATGTCCAGCCATCTGTATTTAACGATGGAGATCATTTTCAAAAAAGCCACAACCTAACAGCGAGAGAAATGGAAATCCTTAAATTGATCAGCGAAGACTATTCTTCACAGCAAATTGCCCAAAAATTATTTATAGCTTTAAACACCGTTGATACCCACCGTAAAAATATGGCACAAAAGCTAAACGTGACGGGAAAAGCAGGATTATTAAAGTTTGCCCTTGAAAATAAGCTGCGCTAA
- a CDS encoding cell envelope integrity protein TolA translates to MKNFLTTILVLFVVQMVNAQSHVPKSEYNRYNCRFAPKGSNNSEGKNMCPACAKEDEDARKKKIADDKAAYEAGKIRNAKLKAEREADFKKKLAETAEKNKMTEVRVTMGKVPVTASKKAEVPVKKVPSKPTKDILFFADYPGSMSMSGKSLNYFLNENGDTVLKSKDYDSTFAAFGDNKNNFPKNIGIVILNEENTLTNGKTRKVADIVDLKGKRLFNDKSISTIFHLMNDYFVIGRSKDFGEDSSWGYNYRRIQEVDIYNVKTKKTITLDKDRSRVELYLTFDHHKLEDEGLKPVLSRRYSNYDEDIYCINAAGELVVKRFQGR, encoded by the coding sequence ATGAAAAATTTCCTGACGACTATTTTGGTGCTGTTTGTGGTACAGATGGTCAATGCGCAATCGCATGTTCCGAAAAGTGAATATAACAGATATAACTGTAGGTTCGCACCCAAGGGCTCGAACAATTCAGAAGGGAAAAATATGTGCCCGGCCTGTGCAAAAGAAGATGAGGATGCTAGAAAAAAGAAGATAGCAGATGATAAAGCAGCCTATGAAGCAGGCAAAATTAGAAATGCAAAGCTTAAGGCTGAAAGGGAGGCAGACTTTAAAAAGAAACTGGCCGAGACTGCAGAAAAAAATAAAATGACCGAAGTACGCGTAACGATGGGAAAAGTGCCTGTAACAGCAAGCAAAAAGGCTGAAGTGCCCGTAAAAAAAGTACCATCTAAACCCACAAAAGATATATTGTTTTTTGCCGACTACCCAGGATCAATGTCGATGAGTGGTAAAAGTTTAAACTATTTTTTGAACGAAAATGGCGATACGGTTTTAAAAAGCAAGGATTATGACAGCACTTTCGCTGCTTTTGGAGACAATAAAAATAATTTCCCTAAGAATATAGGAATCGTGATTTTGAATGAAGAAAACACCTTAACCAATGGTAAAACGAGAAAGGTTGCAGATATAGTTGACCTGAAGGGAAAACGGCTTTTTAATGATAAGAGCATCAGTACCATCTTTCATCTAATGAACGATTATTTTGTGATTGGCAGAAGCAAAGATTTTGGAGAGGATTCTAGCTGGGGCTATAATTACAGGCGAATTCAGGAAGTAGATATTTACAATGTAAAAACGAAAAAAACCATCACTTTGGATAAAGACCGCTCCAGAGTAGAACTTTATTTAACATTTGATCATCATAAACTGGAAGATGAAGGGCTAAAACCGGTGTTATCAAGAAGATATTCTAACTATGATGAAGACATATACTGCATAAATGCTGCAGGTGAGTTGGTTGTGAAAAGGTTTCAGGGTAGATAA
- a CDS encoding zinc ribbon domain-containing protein: protein MEQTVEQKLKALYELQNIHTKIDKIRQVRGELPMEVADLEDDVLGLETRIAKIKGELDDLEDSIVTRKNTIKDAQGAIKRYDTQLKEVKNNREYDALTKEIEIQGLDIQVSEKKIKEHGFEITSKTEIYEAAKAELDGRKKDLEVKKGELDVITAETEKEEQDLQKKADKAEPQIEERLLVAYKRLRKNAVNGLAVVTIDRDSCSGCFNQIPPQRQLDIRQRKKIIVCEHCGRILVDEALTHEVAEG, encoded by the coding sequence ATGGAACAAACCGTAGAACAAAAGCTAAAGGCTTTATACGAATTACAAAATATCCACACAAAAATTGATAAGATCCGCCAGGTACGTGGTGAATTACCAATGGAAGTTGCCGATCTTGAGGATGACGTTTTAGGATTAGAAACTAGAATTGCAAAAATCAAAGGTGAACTTGATGATCTTGAAGATTCGATCGTAACCCGTAAAAATACAATTAAAGATGCGCAAGGTGCCATCAAAAGATACGATACTCAATTAAAAGAAGTTAAAAACAACCGTGAATACGATGCTTTAACTAAGGAAATTGAGATTCAAGGTTTAGATATTCAGGTTTCTGAAAAGAAAATTAAAGAACACGGTTTCGAAATCACTTCTAAAACTGAAATCTACGAAGCAGCTAAAGCAGAGTTAGATGGCAGAAAGAAAGATTTAGAAGTTAAAAAAGGCGAATTGGATGTAATTACTGCAGAAACTGAAAAAGAAGAGCAGGATCTACAAAAGAAAGCTGATAAAGCTGAGCCTCAAATCGAAGAGCGTTTATTGGTTGCCTACAAACGTTTACGCAAAAATGCGGTAAATGGTTTAGCGGTAGTAACTATCGATCGCGATTCTTGCTCAGGTTGTTTCAACCAGATTCCACCTCAACGTCAGTTAGATATCCGTCAACGTAAAAAAATTATCGTTTGTGAACACTGCGGTCGTATTTTGGTTGATGAGGCTTTAACCCACGAAGTAGCCGAAGGTTAA
- a CDS encoding serine protease → MKYKVLIFLSFILLFLDVKAQNCHPDSSKRIRIMDTNIPNEYTCYMEMTRGWHKYYGSGALIHPRVIITAGHNLAYFPFVKRIPFFLFRGTRKVDLYFGSIDSAHYTTSASLKLKKGKNKFFKSGYWINSKTNRDFSIIILPDSSIYKKVGGHYKFVSVKPDELQGSELHITGSPGDQDLFEMWTEGTKNFSVVDASLNYDLYTVVRNSGSPIWIKDNNNLPQLVGVHSRGFDHCNGSVLINAETYKQVVEWCKKSGINLEK, encoded by the coding sequence ATGAAATATAAAGTATTAATATTCCTTAGTTTTATTTTGCTGTTTTTAGATGTAAAAGCACAAAACTGTCATCCTGATTCATCTAAGAGGATACGTATTATGGATACCAATATTCCTAACGAATATACGTGTTATATGGAAATGACAAGGGGCTGGCATAAATATTACGGTTCTGGTGCCCTGATTCATCCAAGGGTAATTATTACGGCAGGGCATAACTTAGCCTATTTCCCTTTTGTAAAAAGAATTCCGTTTTTTCTTTTTAGGGGAACGAGAAAGGTTGATCTGTATTTTGGCTCGATAGATTCGGCACATTACACCACAAGTGCCTCATTAAAGCTTAAAAAAGGTAAAAACAAGTTTTTTAAGAGCGGCTACTGGATAAACTCAAAAACTAACAGGGATTTTTCGATCATCATACTGCCCGATTCCTCTATTTATAAAAAAGTTGGTGGGCATTATAAATTCGTTTCTGTTAAGCCAGATGAATTACAAGGAAGCGAATTGCATATAACAGGATCTCCCGGCGATCAAGACCTATTTGAAATGTGGACAGAGGGTACGAAAAATTTTTCGGTGGTGGATGCTTCTTTAAATTATGATTTATATACGGTGGTGAGAAATAGCGGTTCTCCGATCTGGATAAAAGATAATAATAATTTACCTCAATTGGTCGGGGTACATTCAAGGGGTTTTGATCATTGTAATGGATCAGTTCTCATTAATGCCGAAACCTATAAACAGGTGGTCGAATGGTGTAAAAAATCAGGAATAAATTTGGAAAAATAA
- a CDS encoding LUD domain-containing protein, with product MKDNTTAKEQILKKIRKALLEKRENPYPNLEESALYKKNTDELEILFAEQLTAISGNFIFCEDGIDFFENMLQLADKFKWRKIYCWEPELQQFLSKYEFPFYQTDKDFEQAEVGITLCEALVARNGSVMVSNSGAAGRRLSIFPHHHIVIAKTSQLVLDLKDGFQLLRNKYGNQIPSMISNITGPSRTADIEKTLVLGAHGPKELFVFLIDDFS from the coding sequence ATGAAGGATAATACGACAGCGAAAGAACAAATACTAAAAAAGATAAGGAAAGCACTATTAGAGAAGCGCGAAAACCCATATCCTAATTTAGAAGAAAGTGCATTGTATAAAAAAAATACAGATGAGCTGGAGATATTATTTGCCGAACAGCTAACTGCCATTTCGGGTAATTTTATCTTTTGTGAAGATGGGATTGATTTTTTTGAAAACATGTTGCAGCTGGCCGATAAGTTTAAATGGCGTAAAATATATTGCTGGGAACCAGAATTACAGCAGTTTTTAAGCAAATACGAATTCCCGTTTTATCAAACTGATAAGGATTTTGAGCAGGCAGAGGTAGGCATTACCCTTTGCGAAGCATTGGTTGCCCGTAACGGAAGTGTAATGGTTAGCAATAGCGGTGCTGCCGGCAGGAGGTTGAGCATTTTCCCTCACCACCACATTGTAATTGCAAAGACAAGCCAACTGGTTCTGGATCTTAAAGATGGTTTTCAATTGTTAAGAAATAAGTATGGCAATCAGATCCCATCAATGATCAGCAATATTACAGGCCCTAGCAGAACTGCCGATATCGAAAAAACATTGGTTTTAGGTGCACATGGGCCTAAAGAGCTTTTTGTATTTTTGATTGACGATTTTAGTTAA
- a CDS encoding Nif3-like dinuclear metal center hexameric protein, with protein sequence MKLAEITNYLESIAPLNYQEDYDNSGLIVGDPNMEIRAALVALDCVEKIVDEAISTGCNLIITHHPIVFKGLKKLNGKNYVERVVLKAIKNNIALYAIHTNLDSIHTGVNARICERLGLTGTKVLSPKTGLLKKLVTYCPQAQAEQLRSALFYAGAGNIGNYSECSFNADGFGTFKGNEDSDPFVGEKGIRHRENEVRIEMVYPTQAERKILLALFENHPYEEVAYDIYKLENKHQLVGSGMVGWLEYDMDAYDFLHLVKDRMQAKVVRHTDVIGKRIKKVAVCGGSGSFLLKEAIAAGADAFITADFKYHEFFDAEEKLIIADIGHFETEQFTSNLLLEIIQKKFTNFAIRLTEQNTNPINYLF encoded by the coding sequence ATGAAATTAGCTGAAATTACCAATTATTTAGAAAGCATTGCACCGCTTAATTATCAGGAAGATTACGATAACTCCGGTTTAATTGTGGGCGATCCTAATATGGAAATCCGTGCTGCTCTGGTGGCTTTAGATTGCGTGGAGAAAATTGTAGACGAAGCCATTTCTACAGGCTGTAACCTCATCATTACCCATCATCCGATTGTTTTTAAAGGACTAAAAAAGCTAAACGGCAAAAACTACGTGGAACGTGTAGTGCTGAAAGCCATAAAAAACAATATTGCACTTTATGCCATTCATACCAATTTAGACAGCATCCATACCGGCGTAAATGCGAGGATCTGTGAACGTTTGGGTTTAACAGGCACGAAGGTACTTTCGCCAAAAACCGGACTGTTAAAAAAACTGGTTACTTATTGTCCACAGGCACAGGCTGAACAACTGCGGTCTGCATTGTTTTATGCAGGGGCGGGAAACATTGGCAATTATAGCGAATGCAGTTTCAATGCCGATGGTTTTGGCACCTTTAAAGGTAACGAAGATTCAGACCCTTTTGTGGGTGAAAAAGGTATCCGGCACCGGGAAAATGAAGTAAGGATCGAAATGGTATACCCTACACAGGCCGAGCGCAAAATTTTGCTTGCTTTGTTCGAAAACCATCCTTACGAAGAGGTAGCTTACGATATTTATAAACTCGAAAACAAACACCAGCTGGTTGGTTCGGGCATGGTGGGTTGGTTGGAATACGACATGGATGCATACGATTTTTTACACCTGGTAAAAGACAGGATGCAGGCTAAAGTGGTTAGGCATACTGATGTAATTGGCAAAAGGATTAAAAAAGTGGCAGTTTGTGGAGGTTCAGGAAGCTTTCTGTTAAAAGAAGCCATTGCTGCCGGTGCGGATGCTTTTATTACCGCAGATTTTAAATATCACGAGTTTTTCGATGCAGAGGAAAAATTGATCATTGCGGACATCGGACACTTTGAAACTGAACAATTTACCTCAAATTTATTGCTTGAAATTATTCAGAAAAAATTTACTAACTTTGCAATCCGTTTAACGGAGCAAAATACAAACCCCATAAATTACTTGTTTTAA
- a CDS encoding 7TM diverse intracellular signaling domain-containing protein yields the protein MNKVFFLFLFFLNPLRVCFAQQGNPIFIDTAKKFNISKHGYFFEDKNLNLNIDSVIKYKQAGKLTPLTSGKVFSKGYTQSYYWVTFDIENTLNQSVHLMFKEQSSSINQLQLFKVNEQGKIYPLGLTGDHFPFKQRPYRNRSFIYPMILLPHEKATFYLWADKRGQNMYMPMSIGRDVDIIQAEIPQHTLFGFYTGIFVFAVIFNLLLFASVRDNIHLYYAIYIFCTLIFILEEEGLAFQWFYPNLPGLQDYMRLIMASLSCGLLIQVMQLFVNQNHSNSKLYRFTNYYKRFCWAMSIIPVFMLFKSFIILEKTVFYINNFLALLTVIIIIICVVERIRSGYKLGWYYFIATVMLLFGVFNYVFNTLGLTNFNLLKPNGLVVGLTAEIIFLSFALTQRYNFLKKEKEILLEEKSKHQVDLADGIFNAQEDERTRLARDLHDDLGGTLSIIKLNITAFQHKVLKLTENDRIFYDQTISMIEKACADLREISHNLMPKNFEQLGLIETLKENFITLNHSGKIAFEFVYQVEHPIESSMEITIYRMVNELVNNINRHSLATKATIQVLSFDERINIMAEDNGIGFSQEEDKKGLGMQNIRSRVSYLNGKIQVDSNQNGTTIVIDIPLK from the coding sequence ATGAATAAAGTTTTCTTCTTATTTCTATTTTTCCTAAATCCACTCCGGGTATGCTTTGCACAGCAGGGCAATCCAATTTTTATCGATACGGCCAAAAAATTCAATATTAGCAAGCATGGGTATTTCTTTGAGGACAAAAATTTAAACCTGAACATCGATTCTGTTATAAAATATAAGCAGGCCGGTAAACTCACCCCATTAACATCAGGAAAAGTTTTTAGTAAAGGTTATACCCAATCTTATTACTGGGTTACTTTTGATATCGAAAACACCTTAAATCAATCTGTGCACCTCATGTTTAAGGAGCAGAGCTCAAGCATTAACCAACTCCAGCTGTTTAAAGTAAATGAGCAGGGAAAGATTTATCCGCTAGGTTTAACCGGCGATCATTTCCCTTTTAAACAACGTCCTTATCGCAACAGAAGCTTCATTTATCCAATGATTCTTTTGCCTCATGAAAAAGCCACTTTTTATTTGTGGGCAGATAAACGCGGACAGAATATGTATATGCCGATGTCTATTGGACGCGATGTTGATATAATTCAGGCAGAAATTCCACAGCACACCTTGTTTGGGTTTTACACAGGCATTTTTGTTTTTGCAGTGATTTTTAACCTATTGTTGTTTGCCTCGGTTAGAGATAATATCCACTTATATTATGCCATTTACATTTTTTGCACCCTGATTTTTATCCTGGAAGAAGAGGGCCTGGCCTTTCAATGGTTTTACCCAAACTTACCTGGTCTCCAGGATTACATGCGATTAATTATGGCCTCACTGAGCTGTGGACTGTTAATCCAGGTGATGCAACTATTTGTAAATCAAAATCACTCAAACAGTAAGTTATACCGCTTTACAAACTATTACAAAAGATTCTGCTGGGCCATGTCGATCATTCCGGTTTTTATGCTCTTCAAATCATTCATTATTTTAGAAAAAACGGTTTTTTACATCAACAATTTTCTTGCGCTCCTTACGGTAATCATTATTATTATTTGTGTGGTAGAAAGAATAAGATCAGGCTACAAGTTGGGCTGGTATTATTTTATTGCAACCGTGATGTTGTTATTTGGGGTTTTTAATTATGTTTTTAACACGTTAGGACTCACCAACTTTAATTTATTAAAGCCAAATGGTTTAGTGGTAGGTTTAACAGCAGAAATTATTTTCCTTTCTTTTGCACTAACACAACGCTATAACTTTTTAAAGAAGGAAAAAGAAATCCTGCTCGAAGAAAAAAGCAAACACCAGGTAGACCTGGCCGATGGCATTTTTAACGCACAGGAAGATGAACGGACACGTTTGGCCCGCGATCTTCATGATGACCTTGGCGGCACACTTTCCATTATAAAACTAAATATCACCGCTTTTCAGCACAAAGTTTTAAAACTTACAGAAAATGACCGCATATTTTACGACCAAACCATTAGCATGATTGAAAAGGCATGTGCCGACTTAAGGGAAATTTCGCACAATTTAATGCCTAAAAACTTTGAGCAACTGGGTTTAATTGAAACCCTGAAAGAAAACTTCATCACCTTAAATCACTCGGGTAAAATTGCTTTCGAATTTGTTTACCAAGTAGAACACCCCATCGAAAGCAGCATGGAAATTACCATCTACCGTATGGTTAACGAACTCGTAAATAATATCAACAGGCACTCTTTGGCAACAAAAGCGACCATTCAGGTTTTATCTTTTGATGAAAGGATCAATATCATGGCTGAAGACAACGGTATTGGTTTTAGTCAGGAAGAGGATAAAAAGGGATTAGGTATGCAGAATATACGCTCGAGGGTAAGCTATTTGAACGGGAAAATTCAGGTAGACAGTAATCAAAATGGAACCACAATCGTTATTGATATCCCGCTGAAATAA
- a CDS encoding tetratricopeptide repeat protein: MNKSFLFFITSALLLSPLFSLANFDFNNNCLNAYKSIFELKLGNARAYISTEKKQHPNNSIIPLLENYVDYFTVLTSESKADFDRLKGNKSTRLDQISDDDKSSPYYLYAQAEINLQWALIRGRFGEYFNAAMEVKKANSLLQENNKKFPNFHLNLKGLGLINAVLGNLPDGALKTALSTFGIKGNLQSGLNMFEKLADNLPKSSYEPFYEEVVFYYAYVLTDVAHSPQAYAKTMKYTVRIADTSLLKSYLQSYVCIKNGHSEEAIAILAKRPEGGVYQPFPYLDYLEGIAHLNKLDLNSGAYFNRFLQTTKGVNFVKDAYLHLGWISLLKGDKAAYTAFAAKAIKNGYTYMEKDKQAKAEATSGTPTVDLLKARLLFDGGYLSKALQILDDKKVTDYTNDKDKTELNYRLGRIYDDLGKDDQALTAYQETINEGKNLKYYFAANAAVQMGKVYERRKNIAKAKEAFNTAIAMKNHEFESSIESQARAGLKRLAN; this comes from the coding sequence ATGAATAAAAGCTTCCTTTTTTTTATAACCTCTGCCCTGCTCCTCTCTCCTTTATTTTCACTTGCAAACTTCGATTTTAACAACAATTGTCTAAACGCTTACAAGAGCATTTTCGAATTGAAACTCGGTAACGCAAGAGCATATATTTCAACCGAAAAGAAACAGCACCCCAATAATTCTATTATTCCTCTTTTAGAAAATTATGTAGATTATTTTACGGTTTTAACTTCAGAGAGCAAAGCTGATTTTGATCGCTTAAAAGGCAATAAATCTACCCGTTTGGATCAAATAAGTGATGATGATAAAAGTTCGCCTTATTACCTGTATGCCCAGGCGGAGATCAATTTGCAATGGGCGCTCATCCGTGGGCGCTTTGGAGAGTATTTTAACGCAGCTATGGAGGTTAAAAAAGCAAACAGTCTTTTGCAGGAGAACAATAAGAAGTTTCCGAATTTTCACTTAAACTTAAAAGGCTTGGGATTGATTAATGCTGTATTGGGCAATCTTCCGGACGGTGCTTTAAAAACGGCGCTTTCAACCTTTGGCATTAAAGGAAATCTGCAGAGTGGGTTAAATATGTTCGAAAAACTAGCTGATAACTTACCAAAATCATCGTACGAGCCTTTTTATGAAGAAGTGGTGTTTTATTATGCCTATGTATTAACTGATGTGGCACATAGCCCGCAGGCCTATGCAAAAACAATGAAATATACCGTAAGGATTGCCGATACCAGTTTATTAAAAAGTTATTTGCAGAGTTATGTATGCATTAAAAACGGGCATAGCGAAGAAGCCATTGCTATTTTAGCGAAGCGGCCTGAAGGAGGAGTTTATCAGCCTTTTCCCTATTTAGATTATCTGGAGGGCATTGCGCACCTGAACAAACTTGATCTTAATTCGGGGGCTTATTTTAACCGCTTTTTGCAGACAACCAAGGGTGTTAACTTTGTGAAGGATGCTTACCTCCATTTGGGCTGGATCTCTCTTCTAAAGGGAGATAAAGCAGCTTATACGGCATTTGCAGCCAAAGCAATTAAAAATGGTTATACCTATATGGAAAAAGACAAACAGGCAAAAGCCGAAGCGACTTCAGGTACGCCAACAGTTGACCTGTTAAAAGCCCGATTATTGTTTGATGGTGGCTATTTAAGCAAGGCCCTACAGATTCTTGATGATAAGAAGGTAACGGATTACACCAACGATAAAGACAAAACAGAACTGAATTACCGTTTAGGTAGAATTTATGATGATTTAGGGAAAGACGATCAGGCATTAACAGCTTACCAGGAAACAATTAACGAAGGAAAAAACCTGAAGTATTATTTTGCTGCAAATGCTGCGGTGCAAATGGGTAAGGTTTATGAAAGAAGGAAAAATATTGCGAAAGCAAAAGAGGCTTTCAATACTGCCATTGCCATGAAAAATCATGAGTTTGAAAGCAGTATTGAAAGCCAGGCTAGGGCCGGTTTAAAACGGCTGGCAAATTAG
- a CDS encoding 3-oxoacyl-ACP synthase III family protein → MSKAINTVITGTGSYIPQNIISGNEFLNSTFFENGNLLEKENSEIIDKFSEITEIVERRYACPEQLSNHIGAKAAEKAIENAGIDKETLDYIIFCHNFGDIPLGSNRIDILPSLASKVKQQLGIENPDCVAYDIIFGCPGWVQGAIQADYYIKSGDAKRVMVIGAETLSRIIDPHDRDSMIFSDGAGAVIFEAEESEEKRGILAHKTETHAVNYGNLLTMGKSAHPDETNGNLYLKMNGRKLYEFAVVQVPQVIKKAIDKAGLSVEDVNIVFVHQANGKMDTAIMKRLFKLYGKDTVPENLVPMTISWLGNSSVATVPTLLDLVLKGEVKGYKVKPGDVAVFASVGAGMHINAFIQRF, encoded by the coding sequence ATGAGCAAAGCAATAAATACGGTAATTACCGGTACTGGGAGTTATATTCCACAAAATATTATTTCCGGTAATGAATTCTTAAACTCAACATTTTTTGAGAATGGAAATCTATTAGAGAAGGAGAATTCAGAGATCATTGATAAATTCTCTGAGATTACAGAGATCGTAGAAAGACGCTACGCCTGCCCCGAGCAGTTAAGCAATCACATTGGTGCAAAAGCTGCAGAAAAAGCCATTGAAAATGCAGGTATTGATAAAGAAACTTTAGACTATATTATATTCTGTCATAATTTTGGTGATATCCCTTTGGGTAGTAACCGCATTGACATTTTACCTTCTTTAGCTTCAAAGGTAAAGCAACAACTGGGCATTGAAAATCCAGACTGCGTTGCCTACGACATCATTTTTGGTTGCCCTGGATGGGTACAAGGTGCAATACAGGCAGATTACTATATTAAAAGCGGAGATGCAAAACGTGTTATGGTTATTGGTGCGGAAACCTTAAGCCGTATTATCGATCCACATGACCGTGATAGCATGATCTTTTCAGATGGTGCAGGCGCCGTAATCTTCGAAGCAGAAGAATCAGAAGAAAAAAGAGGAATACTGGCACATAAAACAGAAACGCATGCGGTAAATTATGGCAATTTATTAACTATGGGCAAGAGCGCTCATCCTGATGAAACCAATGGAAACCTCTACTTAAAAATGAATGGGCGTAAGCTGTACGAATTTGCAGTTGTTCAGGTACCTCAGGTAATTAAAAAGGCCATTGATAAAGCAGGATTAAGCGTTGAAGATGTAAATATCGTATTTGTTCATCAGGCTAACGGCAAAATGGATACTGCCATTATGAAACGTTTGTTTAAGTTATATGGTAAAGATACCGTGCCAGAAAACCTGGTTCCAATGACGATTTCTTGGTTGGGGAACAGCTCGGTTGCAACTGTACCAACCTTATTGGATCTCGTTTTAAAAGGTGAAGTTAAAGGCTATAAAGTTAAACCTGGTGATGTAGCTGTTTTCGCTTCAGTAGGAGCAGGGATGCATATTAATGCTTTTATTCAACGGTTCTAA